Part of the Coffea eugenioides isolate CCC68of unplaced genomic scaffold, Ceug_1.0 ScVebR1_2432;HRSCAF=3458, whole genome shotgun sequence genome, GCGCAAGTGCACGCGTTTTTGTTTTATATACCAATTATACGCGTTTTATTTCTAAAAGGAAAAGGTATTGACACACACAACAGAACAACGACTTCTTACCTAACAAAAGCAAATAGACAAATAAATGCTAAAGAACGACGACTTTACGCCCAACAACAACTCCTGGATAATGACACGACTTCATACGTAACAAGgaccgaaaaaaaaaagggggaatgACTTTATTACAAAGAACAACGACTTCATCCCCAAGTTTACATTGGACCATAGTTAATAAAATACGTGATGGGTATAATAtgagatattatatatatgcataatatactgaatttttttgaaaaaatatgagTAAAAGTTCGACATGAAAATATGTGTTCGAAAAAATTACGCATATAAATTCTTACATGAATAGTGTGAACATATTTGAATGTTaccaaactaaaaaaaaaagggataaatttattataattttcgAAGACTATACTACATGTATAccaattttaaacttatttttatgTATGAGAcgttaaatttattaaaattttatcactTTATCACTTAAATATGTATAAATCTACAATTGTTATGATATATGTTGttgttattttatatataattcaaaaaatatgtcATTATCTTTACTcaaatcttaaaattttttaaaaatttattatgCATTATATATGGTTAATTGAAAagtataaatattttttagaatatttttaaaatatatgaaatatgaaaattttttgaatgaaaCGTACGAACATGTGTTAAATGGATATAATACAAGTATTTACTGACTATGCATTGGATACAGAAAGTCTAGATTGTACTCCCTTCAaggccaaaagaaaaaaaaaaagattgacgTTGATTGTGAATTTTGGCATCTAGGTCTACATATTcggtcttttcctttttttccaaattttgatttaCTCATCTTGATTTTCATGTTAAAATCAACTGGGGCTAGCAAGCAAGGAACAACAGAAGAAAGATCAGTTCGGGACCGGGACATAGTAAAGGAACAAAGACCGGGTAAGTCAAGTCCTCCAGATTCCAGGCATTCAGCTGCCACTTTCCATCGATGGAGCCCAGTAACGCAAAAGAAAGTTTGATTTGTTGAATTCTGCATGTCTATCTATATTCTAGCCACTCGATATTCTACGGACAACTTAAATTCAAGCCCCACAAGTCACAGAAAGGAAAGGACGACTTTCCTGAACATGATCTTGATATTTCCAGCAAGCTAGTTAACCCTCCCCTTTCCAGAAGAGAAAACAGCATACTTTTTCTTGTGATTATTTTGGTAGGAAAACCGACTCCTGTGAAATTTATCTAAGGAATATGGCTGAGAGTGTTGTTGGCTTTTTAATTAATCAGCTCTCCACCTTACTTTCCCAAGAGAGCACGCTTTTGGGAGGACTTCGACCGGATGTTCAGTTCATCAAAGATGAACTCGGCAGCATGAAAGCTTTCCTCCGACAAGCTGAAGCAAAGGAGGACAATGACTCTCAACTCCAAGAATGGGTAAAGCAGGTTCGAGAAGTTGCTTATGATACAGAGGACGTTCTCGATGATTTTGCCTTCCGCTTTGCTCTTGGTGATGCAGATGGATTCTTTGGCCGTGTTGGCAAGATCTACAACTCGATTAAAAATCTGAAAGCCCGCCATCGGATTTCTTTGGAGATAAAAGATATCAAGGCCAGAGTTGTAGAGATTTCTGCAAGGCATCAGAGGTACCAGTCTCTGTATGGTACTCAAGAAATAGGCTCCAGCTCTTCGCACGTGGCAAGCGCAGATTGTGATATTCGTGACCAAGCACTCCTAATTGAAGAAGCTAAGCTTGTTGGCATCGATCAGCCCAAAAAAGAGCTCATCTCCAAAATCCTTGATGACCATTCCCACTTGAAACTAGTTTCAGTGGTGGGAATGGGGGGACTCGGTAAAAACCACCCTGTGTTTGAAAAGGTCTACGATTGATGCTGCAGTGAAGAAACAATTTCAGAGCCATGCTTGGATAActgtttctcaaaattttcaattcaaaGTCATCATCAAGAACTTGATTCAACAATTGTACGAGGAAATCAGACAGCCGGTGCCTCCACAAGTGGATTCCATGGATGGTATTAGGCTCAGCGAATTTGTCAAGGACTTCCTCAAAGAAAGAAGGTACATCCTTGTCCTTGATGATCTGTGGACTATAGATGCCTGGGAAGCTATCAAATACGTGTTGCCTGACTACAACATCGCTAGTCGTGTTGTATTGACAACACGAATTACCGATGTAGCTTCTGCATCCTGTTTAACATTCCATGACTTTATCCATAAGATGAGTCCTCTCTCTTATGAAGATTCTTGGACTCTTTTTTGCAATAGAACATTTCAAAGTAATGGTTGCCCTTCAAATCTAGAAGAAGTTTGtagaaaaatactaaaaaaatgtGAGGGCCTACCACTTGGAATTGTAACAATGGGTGGTGTTTTGGCTTTGAAGGACAAGGACAAGATAGATGAATGGGAGATGATTTTTCGTGGCTTTGGCAGTGAGGTAGATGGTAGCGGTAAGCTTGATAGAATTAGAAAGATACTCTTACTTAGCTATAGTGATTTGCCTCACCATCTTAAAAACTGTTTATTGTATCTAAGTATCTATCCTGAAGATCATCCAATTGATGTCGACGAGATACTTGGTAAATGGATAGCACTAGGATttatagaagaagaagaaggaatgaTAGCCACTGATATAGCTATGAGATATCTAAAAGAACTCGTCAACAGAAGCTTAATCCAAGTTAAAGAAACATGGGATGATGGCAAATTGGTGAATTGTGGTCTTCATGATTTTCTGCGTGAAATCATTGTTTCAAAATCTAAAGAGCAGTGCTTCACAGCCATAATCACTGGATATTGCACAAGATGGCCTGACAAAGTTCGACACCTGGCAATCCATAACTTCACTGGTAATCCTCTACAAGGCTTCAGCAGCTTAAAGTGTCTTCGGTCCGTGGAAACATTCGGGAATGAAGATTCTCTCACAACTTCATTTTTGTCCAAGTTTTTATGTGGTGGTCCCAAGTTCCTAAAGGTTTTAAATTTGACGGGAGCTGAATTGGACAACATCCCGAAGGAAGTTTTCAAACTATTTCATCTCCAGTATCTGGATCTAAGTGGCACTAGAGTTAAAATCATTCCAAAATCTATTGGGCAGCTTCAAAACCTAGAATTTTTAATTCTGGCCGAAACCACTATAATGGAGTTGCCCGTGGaaattttgaagctaagaaaaCTCCGTTCCCTCAACCTATACGGAATAGGTGattattcaaataactttgcacttTGGGGCTTTAAATCTCCGGATGGAATTGGAAAGCTTACTTCCTTGGAGAGGCTGCATAATATAGAAGCAGACAGTGGTAAAATAGTAAGGGAGATTGGGAAGCTCATTCAGTTGCGAGAATTATCCATCACAAAGCTGAGAAGAGAAGATGGAAAAGAGTTGCTCTACTCCCTGTCAAGGCTGACCAACCTTCGAGAGTTACACATCTGCTCCATTAAAGAAGAGGAGACCCTTGATCTCCAACATTCCGTCTCTCCAAGACTTGGATTTCTTACAAGGTTGTGGTTGAATGGGCATTTAGAGAGAGTACCAGAATGGGTGATATCACTTCAATACTTGGGCACTTTAGTCTTGCTGAATAGTGAGTTGAGTGAAGATGAGAATGCAATAGGCTGCCTTGGACATTTGCCCAACCTGGTACATCTTTTTCTCCTTCGTGCTTATGAAGGGGAGACATTGTGTTTTAAGGCTGGAAGATTCCAAAAACTCCAGAGATTAGACCTTGTGCAATTTCAAAGACTAAAATGGGTAAGAGTGGAAGAGGCATCGATGCCCGGTCTCCAAGAGTTTGCTATTGTTGGAAGCAAACTTATGACGGGCTTGCCTTTGGGCCTCCAAAACTTGACCGAGcttaaatttcttcaattgtttGACATGTGTGATGAGCTAATCCACAAAGTGCAAAATTTGGATAAACAAAGTGAAGATTATCAAACAATTTCTCATATCCCTCAAGTTTGCACTGGACACTGGATAAATGGTGATTGGAAAACGGAGATCCTCTCGGAGAAGATAGGTAAAGGATAATCTCTTG contains:
- the LOC113756630 gene encoding disease resistance protein RPM1-like, with protein sequence MAESVVGFLINQLSTLLSQESTLLGGLRPDVQFIKDELGSMKAFLRQAEAKEDNDSQLQEWVKQVREVAYDTEDVLDDFAFRFALGDADGFFGRVGKIYNSIKNLKARHRISLEIKDIKARVVEISARHQRYQSLYGTQEIGSSSSHVASADCDIRDQALLIEEAKLFQWWEWGDSVKTTLCLKRSTIDAAVKKQFQSHAWITVSQNFQFKVIIKNLIQQLYEEIRQPVPPQVDSMDGIRLSEFVKDFLKERRYILVLDDLWTIDAWEAIKYVLPDYNIASRVVLTTRITDVASASCLTFHDFIHKMSPLSYEDSWTLFCNRTFQSNGCPSNLEEVCRKILKKCEGLPLGIVTMGGVLALKDKDKIDEWEMIFRGFGSEVDGSGKLDRIRKILLLSYSDLPHHLKNCLLYLSIYPEDHPIDVDEILGKWIALGFIEEEEGMIATDIAMRYLKELVNRSLIQVKETWDDGKLVNCGLHDFLREIIVSKSKEQCFTAIITGYCTRWPDKVRHLAIHNFTGNPLQGFSSLKCLRSVETFGNEDSLTTSFLSKFLCGGPKFLKVLNLTGAELDNIPKEVFKLFHLQYLDLSGTRVKIIPKSIGQLQNLEFLILAETTIMELPVEILKLRKLRSLNLYGIGDYSNNFALWGFKSPDGIGKLTSLERLHNIEADSGKIVREIGKLIQLRELSITKLRREDGKELLYSLSRLTNLRELHICSIKEEETLDLQHSVSPRLGFLTRLWLNGHLERVPEWVISLQYLGTLVLLNSELSEDENAIGCLGHLPNLVHLFLLRAYEGETLCFKAGRFQKLQRLDLVQFQRLKWVRVEEASMPGLQEFAIVGSKLMTGLPLGLQNLTELKFLQLFDMCDELIHKVQNLDKQSEDYQTISHIPQVCTGHWINGDWKTEILSEKIGKG